From Salvia splendens isolate huo1 chromosome 16, SspV2, whole genome shotgun sequence, a single genomic window includes:
- the LOC121770130 gene encoding vignain-like: MVKVGTFFAMSFGAFLFWETMDKVHVWIALHQDEKKERMENEAEIRRMKAELYKQQREKDASEFLLCFVKLVIDQHCGVKPLIFVIPDFFILLVSRFQIIVIAKFFFLSLSLSILIASVFSLTVSIDFTEKDLSSDESLWDLYQRWRSHHTISRDLAEKQRRFNVFKDNVHHIHTVNKMDKPYKLRLNKYADMTNHEFRASYTSKIRHHRMLHGARASTGFMHEEARDLPLSVDWRAHGAVTGVKNQGSCGSCWSFSTVVGDEGINKIKSGELVSLSEQELVDCEQDNEGCNGGLMEHAFDFIKKQGGLATESFYPYIANDGNCDVTKMNALAVTIDGYENVPENEEDALMKAVANQPVSVAIDAGGSNFQFYSEVHLTFPNFLQGGVYFELYDRSIKYSTTIYDKGQFGRVDNSYIKGTHFVRTIKSNFQINKTFSCLRANVARS; encoded by the exons ATGGTGAAAGTTGGAACGTTCTTCGCCATGTCATTTGGAGCATTCCTTTTCTGGGAAACAATGGACAAGGTCCATGTCTGGATCGCTCTTCACCAGGATGAGAAG AAAGAGAGAATGGAGAACGAAGCTGAGATAAGGAGAATGAAAGCAGAGCTATATAAGCAACAGAGAGAGAAGGATGCTAGC GAATTCCTTTTATGTTTTGTAAAACTTGTGATTGATCAACACTGTGGTGTGAAACCATTGATCTTCGTTATTCCAGACTTCTTCATCTTGCTTG TTTCTAGATTTCAAATCATTGTGATAgcaaagtttttttttctctctctctctctctctattctcATTGCCTCAGTTTTCAGCCTCACAGTGAGCATAGACTTCACAGAGAAGGACCTAAGCTCGGATGAGAGCTTGTGGGACTTGTACCAAAGATGGAGGAGTCACCACACCATCTCCCGCGATCTAGCTGAGAAACAGAGGCGATTCAACGTGTTCAAGGACAATGTGCACCACATCCACACCGTGAACAAGATGGACAAGCCTTACAAGCTGAGGCTCAACAAGTATGCTGACATGACCAACCACGAGTTCAGAGCCTCGTACACCTCGAAGATCAGGCACCACCGGATGCTGCACGGCGCCAGAGCCAGCACCGGGTTCATGCATGAGGAGGCCCGGGATCTTCCCCTCTCGGTTGATTGGAGGGCTCATGGTGCTGTCACTGGAGTCAAGAATCAAGGGAGCTGTG GGAGTTGTTGGTCTTTCTCAACTGTGGTGGGAGATGAGGGCATCAACAAGATCAAAAGTGGGGAGTTGGTGTCTTTGTCTGAGCAAGAATTGGTTGATTGTGAGCAAGATAATGAAGGTTGTAATGGAGGATTGATGGAACATGCATTTGATTTCATCAAGAAACAAGGTGGCCTAGCAACGGAGAGCTTCTATCCCTATATAGCCAATGATGGGAATTGTGATGTAACCAAG ATGAATGCACTGGCGGTTACTATTGACGGCTACGAGAACGTGCCAGAAAACGAAGAGGATGCGTTGATGAAAGCCGTTGCAAATCAACCTGTATCTGTTGCTATAGATGCTGGTGGTTCTAATTTCCAGTTTTACTCCGAGGTGCACTTAACATTTCCAAATTTTCTTCAAGGAGGCGTTTACTTTGAGTTATATGATAGAtcaataaaatatagtactactatatatgaTAAGGGGCAGTTTGGTAGGGTAGATAATTCCTACATAAAAGGGACACACTTTGTTAGAACTATAAAGTCGAATTTTCAGATAAATAAAACGTTTTCTTGTTTACGGGCGAATGTGGCACGGAGCTGA
- the LOC121771155 gene encoding protein JINGUBANG-like, with the protein MKVRSWLSTCSSATCIATSADSSASPSPAPPPKSLFSDASSSYSDSQTNSTNSSSSIQSNLSLLTIPSLPSLQKLTLSPLNPSAVLLTSLSPTRRGQVHFLALHNHLLYAASADQIHVYETITNTLLDTFSAAGASGAVKSITFGRGRILTAHQDCKIRVWKFTDRKKHKLVTTLPTLEDRLRRSILPQNYVKIRRHNHRLWIQHHDAVSGLAAAENLIFSISWDRSLKIWNSENLHCLQSINKAHDDAINAVAVSSDGLIYTGSADRKIKVWSREEKKFAAIATLEKHKSAVNALALSGDGSVLFSGSCDRSILVWEREDSAGHMAVAGRLRGHAKAILCLINVRDLLMSGSADRTVRIWQRGFDGRFCCLAVLDGHRWPVRSIAAAECGGGVRVFSGSFDGEIRVWELGF; encoded by the coding sequence ATGAAGGTCCGATCTTGGCTATCAACATGCTCCTCCGCCACCTGCATCGCCACCTCCGCCGACTCCTCCGCCTCCCCATCCCCAGCTCCTCCACCAAAATCCCTATTTTCCGACGCCAGCAGCAGCTACTCCGACTCCCAAACCAACTCCaccaacagcagcagcagcattcAATCCAATCTCTCTCTCCTCACCATCCCCTCTCTCCCTTCCCTCCAAAAGCTCACTCTCTCCCCTCTCAACCCCTCCGCCGTCCTCCTCACCTCCCTCTCCCCCACCCGCCGCGGCCAAGTCCACTTCCTCGCCCTCCACAACCACCTCCTCTACGCCGCCTCCGCCGACCAAATCCACGTCTACGAAACCATTACCAACACTCTCCTCGACACCTTCTCCGCCGCCGGAGCCTCCGGCGCCGTAAAATCAATAACCTTCGGCCGCGGCAGAATCCTCACCGCACACCAGGACTGCAAAATCCGCGTCTGGAAATTCACCGATCGGAAAAAGCACAAACTCGTCACGACTCTCCCCACGCTCGAGGATCGCCTCCGCCGCTCCATCCTCCCCCAAAACTACGTCAAAATCCGCCGCCACAACCACCGTCTCTGGATCCAGCACCACGACGCCGTATCCGGCCTCGCCGCCGCCGAAAATCTAATTTTCTCAATCTCATGGGACCGGAGCCTCAAAATATGGAACTCTGAGAATCTACACTGCCTCCAATCGATCAACAAAGCGCACGACGACGCGATCAACGCCGTGGCGGTGTCCAGCGACGGATTGATCTACACCGGCTCGGCCGATCGGAAAATCAAGGTGTGGAGCAGAGAGGAGAAGAAATTCGCGGCGATCGCGACGCTGGAGAAGCATAAATCGGCGGTTAACGCGCTGGCCCTGAGCGGGGACGGTTCGGTTTTATTTTCCGGTTCGTGCGACCGGTCTATTCTGGTTTGGGAGAGGGAGGACAGCGCCGGGCACATGGCGGTGGCCGGGAGGTTGAGGGGTCATGCAAAGGCGATCTTGTGTTTAATCAACGTCCGAGATTTGCTCATGAGTGGATCGGCTGATCGGACGGTCAGGATTTGGCAGCGCGGATTTGATGGGAGATTCTGCTGTTTGGCGGTTTTGGATGGGCACCGGTGGCCCGTGAGGTCGATTGCTGCGGCGGAGTGCGGCGGCGGTGTCAGAGTTTTTAGTGGTAGTTTTGATGGGGAGATTAGAGTGTGGGAACTTGGTTTTTGA